A window from Streptomyces sp. NBC_00335 encodes these proteins:
- a CDS encoding SpoIIE family protein phosphatase → MEQLPTPPGERPARTTHASPGAAYTATATVSEQGIVTGWSEDARRLLGYLASEVVGMPAADLLADRPGDTAGSGGTGTAARPVAPGQERWSGTAALRHRDGRRLDTGLLAHRRTADGGTAEWLVVSAVAGAAAASWDGPLGEWAFDRSPCVLAVFDEDLRLVRANTGMHHALSLTEAEMRGLRLSEIAPGPVSEEVERGMRRALETGEPQSVDGFVRPPGAGSANGWATTLAPVPGPDGRARAVYLSAHDKAAGETAPRKPLPPTLAGARIDTVPDSARTAQELADAAVPRLADFAVVDLLEPSPRGGAPSPGPGTGALTVSRSAVRSVLGGSQESRFAVGETAVYPALSPPVECLAAGRGAVYGTADPAVARWVAQDPGAAWIGEYGTHSIMLVPLRDGAITLGLAVFSRHQRREPFDPEDLRLAEELAARAATGIHRARRTAREHTSTMTLQRSLLPHTLPVQSALEIASRYLPSGGEAGVGGDWFDVIPLSGARVALVVGDVVGHGMRASATMGRLRTAVRTLADVDLPPDELLTHLDDLIIHLSADETGQESSGGIGTTCLYVVYDPVTRVCTAARAGHPPPAVVSPEGSAYLLDVPAGPPLGLGGLPFETVEVELPEGSLLALYTDGLLQARDHDIDEALDSMLAALIQPASTLDTVCDRVLTALLTHRPEDDVALLVARTRALHTDKVAVWDLPADPSFVAQARRGATDQLTAWGLDEAAFVTELVVSELVTNAIRYGEAPIQLRLIHEGTTLICEVSDASGTAPHMRRARIFDEGGRGLLLVAQLTQRWGTRHTLFGKTIWAEQSLVGF, encoded by the coding sequence ATGGAGCAACTTCCCACCCCTCCCGGTGAGCGGCCCGCCCGGACCACGCACGCCTCCCCGGGTGCGGCGTACACGGCCACGGCCACCGTCAGCGAGCAGGGCATCGTGACCGGGTGGAGCGAGGACGCGCGTCGGCTGCTCGGCTACCTGGCCTCGGAGGTCGTGGGGATGCCCGCCGCGGATCTGCTCGCGGACCGGCCCGGCGATACCGCCGGATCCGGCGGTACGGGCACTGCGGCGCGGCCGGTCGCACCCGGGCAGGAACGGTGGAGCGGCACTGCGGCGCTGCGCCACCGGGACGGCCGCCGGCTGGACACGGGACTCCTCGCCCACCGCAGGACGGCCGACGGCGGGACGGCCGAGTGGTTGGTGGTGTCCGCGGTGGCGGGGGCGGCGGCCGCGTCCTGGGACGGGCCCCTGGGCGAATGGGCCTTCGACCGCTCCCCTTGTGTCCTGGCGGTCTTCGACGAGGACCTGCGGCTGGTGCGGGCGAACACCGGCATGCACCACGCGCTGTCCCTCACGGAGGCCGAGATGCGCGGGCTGCGCCTGTCGGAGATCGCCCCCGGCCCGGTGAGCGAGGAGGTCGAGCGGGGGATGCGCCGGGCGCTGGAAACGGGCGAGCCGCAGTCCGTGGACGGCTTCGTCCGGCCGCCCGGCGCGGGCTCGGCGAACGGCTGGGCGACCACCCTGGCCCCCGTACCGGGCCCGGACGGCCGGGCACGGGCCGTGTACCTGAGCGCACACGACAAGGCCGCGGGTGAGACCGCCCCGCGCAAGCCGCTCCCGCCGACCCTCGCCGGGGCCCGGATCGACACCGTCCCCGACAGCGCCCGCACCGCACAGGAACTGGCCGACGCGGCCGTCCCCCGGCTCGCCGACTTCGCGGTCGTCGACCTGCTGGAACCCTCCCCGCGCGGCGGGGCCCCGTCCCCGGGTCCCGGTACGGGGGCGCTCACGGTGTCCCGTAGCGCCGTGCGGTCGGTGCTCGGCGGGAGCCAGGAGTCCCGGTTCGCGGTCGGGGAGACGGCCGTCTACCCGGCGCTGTCGCCCCCCGTGGAGTGTCTGGCCGCAGGGCGGGGCGCCGTGTACGGGACCGCCGACCCGGCCGTCGCGCGGTGGGTGGCGCAGGATCCAGGGGCCGCCTGGATCGGCGAGTACGGGACCCATTCGATAATGCTGGTGCCGCTGCGCGACGGCGCGATCACCCTCGGCCTGGCCGTCTTCAGCCGTCACCAGCGGCGCGAGCCCTTCGATCCGGAGGACCTGCGGCTGGCCGAGGAGCTCGCGGCCCGGGCGGCTACGGGCATCCACCGGGCGCGCCGGACCGCCCGGGAGCACACGAGCACCATGACGCTGCAGCGCAGTCTGCTCCCCCACACGCTGCCCGTGCAGTCGGCGCTGGAGATCGCCTCCCGCTATCTGCCCTCCGGCGGCGAGGCGGGTGTGGGCGGCGACTGGTTCGACGTGATCCCGCTGTCCGGAGCCCGGGTGGCCCTGGTCGTGGGCGATGTCGTCGGCCACGGCATGCGCGCCTCCGCGACCATGGGCCGGCTGCGGACCGCGGTGCGCACGCTGGCGGACGTCGACCTGCCGCCCGACGAGCTGCTCACCCACCTCGACGACCTGATCATCCACTTGTCAGCGGACGAGACGGGCCAGGAATCCTCCGGCGGGATCGGCACCACCTGCCTGTACGTGGTCTACGACCCGGTGACCCGCGTGTGCACGGCGGCCCGGGCCGGCCATCCGCCGCCCGCCGTGGTCTCCCCCGAGGGCTCCGCGTACCTCCTCGACGTTCCGGCGGGGCCGCCCCTGGGCCTGGGGGGCCTGCCCTTCGAGACCGTCGAGGTCGAACTTCCCGAGGGCAGCCTGCTCGCGCTGTACACCGACGGCCTCCTGCAGGCCCGCGACCACGACATCGACGAGGCCCTGGACAGCATGCTCGCGGCCCTGATCCAGCCCGCCTCCACTCTGGACACCGTCTGCGACCGGGTGCTGACGGCGCTGCTGACCCACCGCCCGGAGGACGACGTGGCCCTGCTCGTCGCCAGGACCCGGGCCCTGCACACCGACAAGGTCGCCGTCTGGGACCTGCCCGCCGACCCCTCCTTCGTCGCGCAGGCCCGACGGGGCGCCACGGACCAGCTGACCGCCTGGGGGCTCGACGAGGCCGCCTTCGTCACCGAGCTCGTGGTGAGCGAACTGGTCACCAACGCCATCCGGTACGGCGAGGCGCCGATCCAGCTGCGGCTCATCCACGAGGGCACGACGCTGATCTGCGAGGTCTCGGACGCGAGCGGTACCGCCCCGCACATGCGGCGTGCCCGGATCTTCGACGAGGGAGGGCGCGGCCTGCTGCTGGTCGCGCAGCTCACCCAGCGCTGGGGCACCCGGCACACCCTCTTCGGCAAGACCATCTGGGCCGAGCAGTCCCTCGTCGGGTTCTGA
- a CDS encoding serine/threonine-protein kinase produces the protein MGTAANQGLYTGRASGLIGRQIAGYRIERIIGRGGMAVVYQAKDLRLDRTVALKLIAPERVRDEVFRRRFAHESRVAARIEHPHIVPVFEAGEIEGVLYIAMRYVAGPDLRALLDRDGPLPVPTALRIAAQVASALDAAHDHDLVHRDVKPANILVAAGTDSEHPEHIYLTDFGLTKKSLALTGFTTAGEFVGTIDYVAPEQISGRPVDGRCDVYSLGCVVYESLAGGPPFVRDDAPALLWAHQYDKPPPLTEKRPDIAPEAGAVLEKALAKVPEDRYDSCLEFVAALRAATATAPARRAAPRPVDPGSEAPPGEPPREPPDWARPVFTGPGRWPGGSSPPWC, from the coding sequence ATGGGCACGGCAGCGAACCAGGGCCTTTATACGGGCCGGGCCTCCGGCCTCATCGGCAGGCAGATCGCCGGCTACCGGATCGAGCGCATCATCGGCCGGGGCGGCATGGCCGTCGTGTACCAGGCGAAGGACCTGCGCCTGGACCGTACCGTCGCGCTCAAGCTGATCGCCCCGGAGCGCGTCCGGGACGAGGTCTTCCGGCGCCGCTTCGCCCACGAATCCCGGGTCGCCGCCAGGATCGAACACCCGCACATCGTCCCCGTCTTCGAAGCCGGGGAGATCGAAGGGGTCCTCTACATCGCCATGCGGTACGTCGCCGGGCCGGACCTGCGGGCCCTGCTGGACCGGGACGGACCGCTGCCCGTCCCGACCGCGCTGCGCATCGCCGCCCAGGTGGCATCCGCGCTCGACGCCGCCCACGACCACGATCTGGTGCACCGGGACGTCAAACCCGCCAACATCCTGGTCGCCGCGGGCACCGACAGCGAGCACCCGGAGCACATCTACCTCACGGACTTCGGGCTGACGAAGAAATCGCTGGCGCTCACCGGGTTCACCACGGCGGGCGAGTTCGTCGGCACGATCGACTACGTGGCGCCGGAACAGATCTCCGGGCGCCCGGTCGACGGAAGGTGCGACGTCTACAGCCTCGGCTGTGTCGTCTACGAGTCCCTCGCCGGCGGGCCCCCCTTCGTCCGCGACGATGCCCCCGCCCTGCTGTGGGCGCACCAATACGACAAGCCGCCTCCCCTGACGGAGAAGCGGCCGGATATCGCGCCGGAGGCCGGCGCCGTACTGGAGAAAGCTCTGGCGAAGGTCCCGGAGGACCGTTACGACTCGTGCCTGGAATTCGTGGCGGCGCTACGTGCCGCCACCGCCACCGCACCTGCCCGGCGGGCCGCTCCGCGCCCCGTGGATCCGGGGAGCGAGGCGCCGCCCGGGGAGCCGCCGAGGGAGCCGCCGGACTGGGCGCGGCCCGTGTTCACAGGCCCAGGGAGATGGCCAGGCGGGTCATCTCCGCCGTGGTGTTGA
- a CDS encoding response regulator transcription factor — protein MSLTLVAHHTAATAAVLAPREQEALRHIAAGCTYVQTARSMGLSKHTVDAYLRRIRAKLGINTTAEMTRLAISLGL, from the coding sequence ATGAGCCTCACACTCGTCGCGCACCACACCGCAGCCACCGCAGCCGTCCTCGCCCCGCGCGAGCAGGAAGCCCTCCGCCACATCGCCGCCGGGTGCACCTACGTGCAGACGGCCCGCTCCATGGGACTCTCCAAGCACACGGTCGACGCCTACCTGCGCCGCATCCGGGCCAAGCTGGGCATCAACACCACGGCGGAGATGACCCGCCTGGCCATCTCCCTGGGCCTGTGA